In the Salvia miltiorrhiza cultivar Shanhuang (shh) chromosome 8, IMPLAD_Smil_shh, whole genome shotgun sequence genome, TCCAATTTTTATTAGAAGAGTTTTCAATTGTCATATCACCAACTTTTCCACAACTACTCCCTCCTAGGGGTGTAAATGAGtcgagtcgagtcgagtattgCTCTGCTCAGACTCGAACTCGGTTGTTTTCAtaaagctcgagctcgagctcgactcggccgagcttgatttttttgagctcgagctcgactcgatgcCATATTcgcgagctcgagctcgactcgattaaGCTCGATTACCAGTTGCACCGAGGAAGGAGAGTAGTTGCGTCGAGCTAAGAAAGAAGAGCAGTCACGCCGGGCTGGAAAAAGGGCAGTCGGTGGTGGTAGATACTATTGCTGTCGCGCCGGCCGTCGGGCCTGGAAAATGAGAACCAAAGGCGGCGCCGCGGTGGCTCCGTGCTGCACTGCTACTGCTGTCAGGCTCGCCGGACCTTTCCCGGGAGGACGAGCTGCTGTCGCGCCCAGTGCTGGAGTGTGTGTCATAGGTCACCGGTCAGCgcgctgagagagagagaaaagtgatTTGGGTGGTCTGGACTCTGGAGTTTGTGTCAGCGTGTGATTTCATAGGGTTTAGGTTTTGTGTAATTGTTAATTGTTACAATATAATTGGGCTTGTGACTTGGGCCTTCTTGTGGGctgaattatatttattttgggcctatatataatatataatatatatataattgtttggGCTCAATTAGGCTCGCGAGCTTAACGAGTCGAGTATCAAGAAACTCAAACTCGGGCTCGGTACCTAAtcgagtagctcgagctcgagttcgactcgactaacatcgagtcgatttcgagtaattttcgagccgatcccgagtagctcgcgagttagctcgactcacttacacccctaCTCCCTCCCAACCCTTACCATCACACCTTACCTTGCAAAGCCATTCCTCCATCATCAAAGTTACTACAACAAATCTCCCATTTCCATTCAATACGAAATATTCCATAATTATCAAATTTTATCTTTCAAGAAGGAGTTCAAATCAGACATACCAATAATCCACCATTTCAACTCTCTACAAGGTTTCACTTTAAACTCTCATATTGTCTCATATTTCTAGCAAATGTTGAAAGCTTTAATTTTCCTATCTCATTTCTGAGAACTTCTCCTGCTCAAGCAAAGAATTTAAAACAAACATACATACATTCATTTCagttatatacatatatctGCATATGCGAAATGTACATCATTTTGACATTTAAGAACAAACAATGTTTTAACAGAAAGCTATCGAACTACAAATATGAACTTTTGTTTAACTTTGGAATTGAGTCGGGTCTGAGAGTAGTTGGGTGGACTACTgccgacggcggcggtggcttcACGGTGTCGACCGGACCCAGGGAAGAGAGAACATGGGCGTGAGAAAAGGGGAGCCGACGGTGGCAGTGGCGTGAAGCCGCTGCTGTCCGGAAGAGGGAGAGATGGTCGGCGGCTAATTGCTGTTCGGCCGGGAACCTAGGGCAGCTGCACAGGGCGCCGCCGTCGCTCGAAATACGGGCGGCGACTGGCTGGGCGGAGGTGATAGATGAGGCAGAGGGGAGTCGAGAGATGGAGGGAGGCTAGGGCACGGCGGCTCCGCCGCTGTTGTTCGGCCGTGGACGGAGAGTGAGACGAGGGAAAGAGCGGAGGGGTGACTAAGCTTGCGGCGGCGGCCATGGTGGTGATGGCTGTCGCCAGAAAATTTTGAGAGAGGAGGCGGCGGCATGTTtcagtgtgcgtgtgtttgtgtgtcgTGTGTGTGAGTGAGTCTTGAGGAAGAAGAAGTTTAGGGTTGGGGAGTTTTGGGCTTGAGTGTCTTGGGCTGATTTAATTCAGTCTGGGCCTTCTTTATTTTCAGTGGGCTGGGTCTTTTATTAAAGCTGGCTGAATGTATTAAAAGTTTGGGCcttcatttatttaaatttgggCTGCCCTTGTCTATTTagctacaaaaaaaattatgaaaaaaggggtctttgatttaattattttaaataagctgcccaatatttatttattagacttataataaagtttgattaatttttttttttaaaagagatgaattgcataataatattatatttttattatgtgcatattttaagtataattacatattatatgtttcaacatgacatgaaattgcatttgcattatgcaataaaaatatttatgatttaaagaaaatcgagtaaggatattgttggtgtcatTGACtcaaaaattgtaattttcaattatttatttattacattcTGAAAACCTgtctaagtgaatcatagaatgttaagcacgcCATTATGACATTAAATCAGCTCAAAAcgttccaaatgtataaagtatgattgagttattaagctctaaatgtttcaatgaaatgcaaactgtttatctaataaaatgtttatatgcactctgctctgtttaaggctcgctaCAACAAATCgttcgaggttctcttatggcctaacacgttatctgagaattgtgtacactcgttagctgacATGGTGGGTTGATCttcatcgggcactaactaagaggcgttataagggtgcttgctggatgtgtttcgaagcatgtaatgtaaggtgTGCCTGGGTAGCGTTCCGAGGTcgattcaacttgtctgagttatgTCATcataaaaccttctaagttatgtcaattatgattggataaactgtctttacgtaaatatgaaatgtttcagaaaatgcttgcccactgagtacattagtacttagcccaaaaatactttcaaatgttttcaggttggctggctagtgctgacgggactgagctgaggttagggttcaacttccttttaagacttccgctgtagcagtATATAATATCTTGTCTTTTGTGTTTTCTTAACTTAAGACTTTCATGTTAGATTTAGAATGACATCTCTGATTGAGCTTAAACACTTAACTCctagttttatgctaatgaatactggttatcagaagcatgaaacaaaacttgtgatccaaaggggcctagcccgacCTGTTACCTTATATTCGGTTTCAACAAGGATTTTTCCTTGTGTTATTTCCATGAATTGGTTGCACCTCGAttgtatttattcattcaagaattggggtgtgacactttacttttacaatttggtggcCGCAATACTACCCCTTGTGAGACGGTAGATTTTTTAAAGACTTCTTCCATTGAGAAAGTTTATTCAAAACCAATTTACACACATTTGTTTACCTTTTTGAGGATAAAATTCTTGAATATCCAATTGGTAGGTACTGGGCTCTTTATGATGACTACTGGACcaaacaaaaaatttattagGCCCACAACACACATCTAAAATAGATACATTAAGAAAGTAGTTTTCAGTTTGATAtagatttcaaattaattttataattaataaataattatgtgatataataaaatttaaaatttatttgtaaattttttctttatcttcttagtTTTCggttttatttcttttccaatttgtaaaatttgactaattataaaatatttgatatgcatattaaattaaagatcttgacaagatttttaatttgatactccctcggtccaccaaaaatatgacACTTTTGGTTGCTATGGTTCACGCTTCCTCTTCTAGCATAACTCCAGATGCATGCAGCATCTTTTGTCGAAATTCGGAACTAGAAGCTTATGGTGCCAGAACGAACGATATGCTGGTAGAAGTAGCATCAACCCCAAGGGAAGCAAGGTTACGCCCATACTCCTGAACATCAAACATAACTCCTATGAGTGAGACAACAAGACTTCATGATTTCCATAACACCAGAATAGAGTTAGCACTTGAATATCAAGAAATAACTGCATGCAGATCTTGTCtgaatcatactccctccgtccacaatttaaagccctacttgctcttaaattttgtccacaaattaaacCCCTATGCtgctttttgtacttttttgctcttcttcttttcctatatttactaccatttgccacttatggacccaccttaaaacacttttattatttttatattctatatttactacactttatcactagtggagccactcacaacacctttatcactttagtcaactatctttattactttagtcaactacccttatatttcatccacatcaccttttttagctttcttagtctccgtgcccacaccaaagtggggcattaaattgtggacggagggagtatatgttattGTTTGAGACATCTGAACTTGCCCAAGCTCGTCTTTGTGCCCCCAAACGTATTTTTTGAAGCGATGACTCAGTTTTCCTGGCCTGTTAGCAATGAGTGTCAGGTTGGAGGTGTTCTCTCCGAAAATGAAATAGAAATCGTAGATTTACTTGATGCCTAAAATTTTTGGGTGCAGCTACAACTACGGTAAAGACAGTAAGAAAACCTCACCTTAAGTTCCACATGCCTGAGGATGTAATTTTCCGTTTTAATTAAGATATAAGATTGTGGAAGCGAATGACCTAAATTCATTATATAACAATGACCTTGTGTTCTAGTCATATTCGACACTAGtgtttttatgataataaaagATATGTAGATTTTATATTAGTACTTTTCCATATCTTGAAATAAGTTCTATAATCAAAAGTAGTACAAGATATTCGCTTAATATGATACCATTAAACAACACCTACGAAAGAGGCTAAAATTTATACTTTCACTCACATGAGCATGCACCGCAACATAATGTTTATTTTGCCACCAATTTGTTATTTTCCCTGTCTATGACCAAAAGGTCTAAgttgtttatatatatttatatggaaGACAAGTTCTTGCTGATGTGGAACGAAGATCAATCTAACAACTGAAAATCTATTTTTGTACTgtcaaattttgagttttagtATCTTATCTATTTGCCCGAGCATAATGATATCGGTTCTACAAGAtgtagaattagtgtacactATAATCGTGAGTCAATTTCTAGGTTGGCCGATCACAAAGCTGCATAGAGAGGCCTCCTTCTCAGCACATGAGTTATAGCACCAAcaatacttacttgagaacaTAGTCCGGACAAGCAACTTTGAgaaaattttagaaaatgaatttagttaacacataatttttatatattaattccTTGTGTTTTAACAAACACCTGGTGCGTTGCGGTTTGGGTTTCGGTAAGTCTGGTCCCTTTAGTTTTTTCAAGCTTTTGGCAAGTAGAGTTGCTTCCTTTTTAGGCTTTGAGCTTGACTTTTGGCTCTGGTTTTGTTTCGATAGGTCCTTGTTGGCTTGGTCGTTGTAAATGAATGTGTACTCTTTTTTTCTTACTTGGTATTTTTTCCGTTGGAATTTCACCGATAAGGTTTTGATGAGACTCGACTATAATCTACATCATATGCTTTCAAATGTTTGTTAGGTTTTCTTTTCTATTTGTCTTCTCTTTTTCTATAATAAAACCACGCATTCATCATCATTATTTAAGAAGGACAATGACTATTTATAGTTTATGAGAAGGGTTAATAGcaggaaaatacacgaactatcacgagatttgcatattgcacatcacctttaaaattagctccagaatacatcaccttttaatttagttgtaaattgcacacgcgttgaccaccaccttgatcggtgttgacgtggcTCCCGGAATTTTCAGACGTGGACTCGCCggcattcaaaacgacgtcgttttgagtgagtataaattgaaaaaaaaaagcgaAAAATCCACAGATTTCGAGGACGCCGCTTGCACCTTCTTCCAATCCAACCCTTCTTCCCGTCTCAAGGTAATCGGCGACTCAAACCGACGCTCCGATGGACTGGAGGCGGCGCAAATCTATAAATCCGCAAGGCTGCTGCAAATGTGTAAAACAATTTCTGATAATTTCAGGCGAAATCAGAAAAAAAGAGTGTGGATTTTTGGATTTTTGCTGTAGACATTTTCGACTTTGGATTTTGTAAAACAATTTCGACTTTGGATTTTTTGGTCTAGACGAGTTTTGGATTTTTTGATgtaaaacaattctgactttgGATTTTTGTTGTAGCcgagttttttatttttgatgtaAAACGATtccgacgtcgttttgatttttGGATCGGTGAGCTTGATTTTTGGTTCGGGTGCGGTTTTGGATCAGTGAGCTTGATCGGAGGAGGCGAGAGGCGTTGCAGATGGCTTCAATGGGTTTCTACAGTAACTTCGATGGGCTTCGAGGACAGCGACCCTCACGGCATTCCCTTCGGTGTCCAGATCTGAGACGAATGGCGACATTCACGTCTCACCGAAGGCGTTGCAGATGGTTTCGATGGGTTTTTGTCACGGGCTTGTTACCTGTCGAGGAGGCGGATTGCATCTCGACTTGGCGGAGGGAGACGGAGTAGGTGAGGCGGCGGGAGGTGCCGGCGTCGATGAGGAATgggtggtggaggtggcggtTGAGTGGAGAAGGGGGTGAACAGGtaaacactttttttttaagaaattctTCAAATATCAAAACGGCAACGTTTTGCCCACGTGTAATGTTACTACTGTCCacgtcatcgccggtcaaacttaagagctGCCGGAATTGTCACCGTGTGcaatttacaactaaattaaaggtgatgtattctggagctaattttaaaggtggtgtgcaatatgcaaatctcaTGAtacttcgtgtattttccggctattaacccttatgagaatgaaatatattttggcAAATGTATATTGAGTGAGTTTGTACTCAACTAGGTCtgcatatattttcaaaatGTGCAAGTTAGCTGATGAGATGATAGAGTTGTGCTGAGTGGAGTCTttgggttgttaataaataagtCTTCCCTAGCTGTTTAGGATATGTCGTCGTAGATTTATCTACCTATGATTTCAGTTGCATAACTCTAGATACTTTGATTTATGTATTAATACTGAGCCTTTTGATATGATAGTTTTCTTGAAATTTGTAGAACTTATATTATTGAGAATTAAGTTATCTATATAGCCTTTTtgactttattaattacatcaCAGTTTACTGTGTTAAATGAGTTTTATTGAAATATTAGTGAAATTTAATATTTCACAATGCCTTTTTCTTTCCCTATTTTCTTAACCCCCATATCGTAACGCTAAGTAGAATTTCAAAACAATGACCCCTTAGTCAAAAATTCAATTCTCCATCGGTAGACCATCTCTAATAGAGGTGGAAAAAtcaaaatcgggtatcgggtaatATCCGATTCAACCCGATAATCAATCGGGTATTGGCTACCCGATACCCAAATATTTAGGGTATTGGGTCGATATTGATACTAAGGTATGCCTGGAAATCGAGTATACCTGAATATTTGTATTTGtatcatatttttttgtttaactaattttattgtttaaaatttaattaaaacccTATTCTATCTAGCAACGCAAAGTGAGTCTGTAACGCAAATCTCTCTCCCTCTGTACGCGGCGTCACTTACCCACCTACCCAGTCAACTGAACCCCTTCTGGCACCATGAGCATTCTCCAAGCAGACTGCGAGTCCTCCCAACATCCTAGCTAACCGTTCCAGAGGGGGGAGATCAGAGAACCTCGCTGCAGCTCTGAGCCTCATCGCCCCTCCTTCAATTCcaagcagcagcaacaacaggTAATGTATGttcaaattatgaaattagGGGGTTGAAGAATTGATGTTATTTCTCTTTTTGGATAATTTTACTTCCCTTATTTATTTGAGAATATTAATTGATTGTTGATTGTTGTTTTTATGTTATTTGTTAATACAGAGAATTGAAAACAAACACAGTGATATAGGTTAAGggcttaaaatataaaatatttttttaaaaaaattcgagTATTAGGATACTCGAATATCCGATTTACCCTAAATCGAGTAAATTAGGTACCTGAATAAGCTGGAAGCATTGTAAATTGAATTAATTCAGGTAATTTAGGATACCTGAATGCCCAACTTAGGTACCCGAGTCAAATATTAGATATCCGATTTCCAATTCGCTACCGATACCAATACCAATATATACAAGGTTTCGACTATTTTTTTGATTTAAGTACCCAATTTTTTCCGGTAGAGTATCCGAAACCAACCCGATACCCACCCCTAATCTCTAATCAGGAAATCGtttgtgattgatttattttaatatgtacCTACCTTTCAATCCTCCCAATTGCTATTCTCTAAATAATTCAAACTAAAGAAAATCCGACCATAACGATGAAGTAGTATGAATTGAGCTACTCTTGCAGTATGTCACTGTACAATATATTCAAGCTTCACATCCACTCAATATAGCAATATTAAACTAATCagagtgcgttctctttggttgtaaatttatcttgggaaaatgaaggataaacaaaatttcaccatttaaatctttcctttcttttcccacatttcctattTGACCCTTACTAATTGGAGGGACAATTTTATCCCTCTTTTGTAGTGTAAACGAGGAATGAGTAAAGGTCAAGTAGGCAATGTGGGAAAAAAAAAggaggatttaaagggtgaaattttgtttatcattcttttttccatgataaatttacaatcaaagagaacccACCCTCAACCTAAAAGGCCATACAAATAAAACGCTAACTTAAGCAATATTGGAAACAACATAGAGTAACGCATGCGAGAAATAATCAATCATCCGATTCATTTAAAACGACGATCGACTTCCCAAAATATTAAAGGAAGTTGGCATTTTTACCCGCCCAATcgacaaattaaataaatatatccctACAATCTCTTCCAATTTAATTAACAATCTATACACACATACATAACAAAAATCTGCCATTGAAGCCATATTTTATGACCAGCAAGCCCAATTTACTTGATGAAGTGTTTCTTTTCTAACTTGTAATCAACTAATGTATGTGAAAATTTtaactcttaaaataaaaaaattgggcaTCTCAAGATTGACACAAAGAAACGAAAGTATGAGGCACGCATGAAGAATTCCTCCAGGCTCTGGCATGCATCTTCAAGATATCCCTTGCCCTCTCCTTGGTCTTCACCCCGCACTCAACCTGCAGCAGCAGGCACAGCTTCGCCACCACTCCGATCTGCACCATCTCCTGCAACACCGCCGCTGTCGCCGAGAATCTCGCCACCGAGTGCAGCACCCTCACCGCCCTCTCACTCCCTACGTGCGAAACCCTAAGTATCTTCTTCGACACCACGGCTAATCCGGCGCCGTGCTGCAGCAGCTCCGCCCTTCCCTCTGCGCACTGGCACACCAGATCCAGCACCGTCAGCATCATCTCCGACGACCTCTTATCGGTCGACTCGAGAAGGAGATTGATCATCACTCCGACCAATCCGGCTTGCGCTGCTTTGATTTTATTTCTGCCCCACGCGCAGATCGCGATCAGCACCTTCAGCGCTGCCTTGGTCGCTTTTTTACAGATCTGGTCTTTTAAGATTTGAATTAACTCGATTAATATTTGAGGATTTGAGCTGAAAAGGTGAGCTGGATCATCGGCGACTTCCGCCATCGATTTCAGCATCATGACTGCGTAAGCTCGCGATTCGTAGCTGGAAGATTGCATAAATCTGGTTAAGCAATTGACGAATTCGGGTCTAGAAGCTAGGGTTTTGAGGCTGGATTCCGATAGCTGGAGGCTGTGGAGAATGCTCAAAGCCTCCCCCGAGGTCTCTCCCGACGCTCCGACGACTAGCGCGGCGAGGAAATCGGCGGCGCCGGATTTCTCCATGCAAATTCGGTTGGTTTGGTTGGTGGAGGCGATGGATCGGAGGCGGTGGAGGCACTTGATCTGCGTTTGGGGGgtggcgccggcgccggcgaggAGAGAGAGGAGCTGGGGTTTGGTGACGGGGGGCTTGGGGGTGGGGAGGCGCTCAACGCCGTGGGAGGCGTGGAGGGTGCACCAGGACTGGATGAGGCGGCGGAGGGTGACGTTGGGGGTGAGGTCGGCGTCGGAGAGGGGCTGCTTTGTGAGGGGGCAGGTGCGGTTCTTGTAGGAGAATATCCATTTCTCGATGCTGTCTCTGTCGAAGGTTATGCCGGTGGAGATGGTGACGGGGTCCTTCATGATCTCCAGCGAAATGGGGCACAGAAAATACGAGGGGACTTCGATTTCCGCCATTGATGATTAATTAGCTGAGTTGGAGAAGAAAGAGTAGTGGTTTGATCGATGATTTCTGAGCTGGAGGTTGGGATATGCTTATTATATATGCGtgtgaagaagagagagagagagagagattttcaGAGTCAAAACACGGAAAGTTGAGTTTGTGTGATTATAATATGATATGAAGGTTGATTTAATAATTTGGACTGAGACTTTTGTAGCACCAAGTCTAATGTGTGGGCGGGCAGAGTAGAATTATTCACTCTTCTTCACCGACGTCGTTTGACTTACTCTAGAAAAATATTCGCGTGCCACTTTTTGCAAGTCAAAgattctctttccttttttaataCGTCGAAATGGAAATGAGTAAAGAACAACTCTATTTCCCTTCTCTTTCACACCTTCTTCGCAAATGCGGTTTAATTTAAGAATCCCTTTGGactgttgtaaatatatataaaatatatatttccctattaaatgacttaaccctaaaccctaaccctagctttgtatctcctataaataaaggcatttagtcctcataaTAAGATGCTCCTGCAGATTTATTCTCTCTATGCTCTCTACGCtattctctcttcttctacttttctctctactttcaacacgttatcagcacgatcGTCTCTAATCACGATTGTTCTATATTCATTATTGAAGGTATGCCATAGGAAAGAATCATGTCTTTCCTGCAAGGTACtagtaaatttattaaatttgattttgataTTTGCAAtcgaatttattaaaattatttttgctcGATTGCTTCaatttctaattaaatctacgattTTAGATCTGTGATGCCTATTGatgaaataattataaatttgattGGAATTATGTTATCAATATTGTTTCGAGAATATTGATTTTAGAGAGTGTTGCACGATTCCATTCTCAATTGAATATTTGAATATGTGAAAAAGTTTACGCCATCAATAGATAAgcgatattttttttttccactttGTCTTTCCTGCAAGGCCAAatatgtcacaccccaattcttgaaggaataaactataatcgggGTGCGACTAAAATTAtagaaatgaacaagggaaggaccttgtgaaattcaaataataggataagaagtcgggcaacgccctttgagtgaagaaagacataAATCAACTGATACTAATCAATTAATAACATTCTAAatcttaggatcacaagtttggtttcatgcttctgataaccaatatTAAATAACATAGTGCTAGAgttgagagtctaagctcgataagaaacataaatTTAGAATCTTAACATAGAAGTCTCAAGTTAGAGAAACAAAAGATAATAAGAGCTAgcgcaacagcggaagacaaaaatacggagttgaaccctagcctcagctctgccccgtcagcaccgaccaatcaacctgaaaacatttgaaagtaattttgggctaagtactaatgtacttagtgggctaccatttttataaacatttcataatcataagagcagtttatccaattatacttgacatgacttagaaggttttaaattgaaataacttctaagcatgttaaaacattttattatattgcgcgcaattgtcacactccctttccgttactcgctgtgatcccggaccttttagccaccgacggatccatttctcccgctttacttgaactgagggcgtaacccagccaagttcccatttgggacccaatgctccggaacacatcccgtcgagcacc is a window encoding:
- the LOC130996760 gene encoding E3 ubiquitin-protein ligase PUB23-like, with amino-acid sequence MAEIEVPSYFLCPISLEIMKDPVTISTGITFDRDSIEKWIFSYKNRTCPLTKQPLSDADLTPNVTLRRLIQSWCTLHASHGVERLPTPKPPVTKPQLLSLLAGAGATPQTQIKCLHRLRSIASTNQTNRICMEKSGAADFLAALVVGASGETSGEALSILHSLQLSESSLKTLASRPEFVNCLTRFMQSSSYESRAYAVMMLKSMAEVADDPAHLFSSNPQILIELIQILKDQICKKATKAALKVLIAICAWGRNKIKAAQAGLVGVMINLLLESTDKRSSEMMLTVLDLVCQCAEGRAELLQHGAGLAVVSKKILRVSHVGSERAVRVLHSVARFSATAAVLQEMVQIGVVAKLCLLLQVECGVKTKERARDILKMHARAWRNSSCVPHTFVSLCQS